A stretch of Blattabacterium cuenoti DNA encodes these proteins:
- a CDS encoding dihydrolipoamide acetyltransferase family protein → MAKIISMPKLSDTMEEGTVVKWNKKIGDKVSEGDILAEIETDKATQDFEIDVNGILLFIGVKEGEKTRVDDVLAIIGKEGENINHLISKSKKQKEKKEEEKKDDRIFISPLAKKMAKSRGIFINDIKGSGEYGRIVKRDIESYERKKSKKDLESKSHSTMRKSIAKHLTFSKFSAPHYYLFSKICVDELIDLRKNLNEKLSYEEKISFNDIIIKAVALSLKKHPDMNVSWDEEKVLYHSNIHIGVAVAVKDGLIVPVIRNADKKSLLQISKDIKDKISRSKLKKIQPEEIENSTFTVSNLGMYGIESFTSIINTPNSSILSVGSIMRIPIVKNSEIKIGNIMKITLSCDHRIIDGVIGSKYIDSLIKFLEDPIRILL, encoded by the coding sequence ATGGCGAAAATAATATCTATGCCAAAATTAAGTGATACTATGGAAGAAGGAACTGTAGTAAAATGGAACAAAAAAATAGGAGATAAAGTTTCGGAAGGTGATATTTTAGCTGAAATAGAAACAGATAAAGCCACTCAAGATTTTGAAATAGACGTGAATGGAATTTTACTTTTTATTGGAGTAAAAGAAGGAGAAAAAACACGTGTTGATGATGTATTAGCCATTATAGGAAAAGAAGGAGAAAATATTAATCATCTTATTTCAAAATCAAAAAAACAAAAAGAAAAAAAAGAAGAAGAAAAAAAAGATGATAGGATATTTATTTCTCCTTTAGCAAAAAAAATGGCTAAAAGTAGAGGGATCTTTATAAATGATATAAAAGGCAGCGGAGAATACGGAAGAATCGTTAAAAGAGATATTGAATCTTATGAAAGAAAAAAATCCAAAAAAGATTTAGAAAGTAAGAGTCACAGTACTATGAGAAAAAGTATAGCCAAACATTTAACTTTTTCTAAATTTTCAGCCCCTCATTATTATTTATTTAGTAAAATATGTGTAGATGAATTAATTGATCTTAGAAAAAATTTAAATGAAAAACTTTCTTATGAAGAAAAAATATCATTTAATGATATCATTATAAAAGCTGTAGCTCTTTCTTTAAAAAAACATCCTGATATGAATGTATCTTGGGATGAAGAAAAAGTTTTATATCATTCTAATATTCATATAGGAGTGGCAGTAGCTGTTAAAGATGGATTAATAGTTCCAGTTATTAGAAATGCAGATAAAAAATCATTGTTACAAATATCAAAAGATATAAAAGATAAAATATCACGTTCAAAATTAAAAAAAATACAACCGGAAGAAATAGAGAACAGTACTTTTACAGTTTCTAACTTAGGAATGTATGGAATAGAATCTTTTACTTCCATTATTAACACTCCAAATTCATCTATTTTATCAGTAGGATCAATTATGAGGATCCCCATTGTTAAAAATTCTGAGATAAAAATAGGAAATATCATGAAAATTACATTGTCTTGTGATCATAGAATTATAGATGGAGTTATAGGTAGTAAATACATTGATTCTCTTATAAAATTTTTAGAAGATCCCATTAGAATATTGCTTTAA
- a CDS encoding ABC transporter ATP-binding protein, with amino-acid sequence MNALEKILSYSKPYKYHYIINISCNFLHSLFSVVSIISISPILSILLEVSEKKNKTISLNYFNGYFDCFIKYFHEYIKILSEEYGKINTLSIFCIFIILLFFIRNIFRYLAEYFLIGIRTSIVRNIRNDFHKKILSFPIIFFSNKRNGDLMSRLSNDVNEIELSIVNALANLISSPIMLSFHLLTLFFMSYQLALFVLLLLPLMGAFISIIGNSLKKDARGAQNQLGKLFSVVEETLNSTKIISIFNAEKKMQKRFENVSEYQKILSSRVNRKKELASPISELLGSITMILIIWYGGKLFLEKKGMAPEILFPFIGLFFQIINPAKNLVNSISSIQKGKAAAERIVEILDTKCISNGNNIIRSKSIFSFKNEILFRNVSFNHNKFFLIKNLSFTLKKGKTIALVGKSGSGKSTIANLLANFYNVTSGEIIVDGINIKYLKIKDYRKLLGMVTQEPVLFNDSFFNNIVLGVEKKISLNSVIKAAKIANAHCFIKRFPKGYDTIIGYNGNKLSLGQKQRISIARAILRNPPIMILDEATYSLDTESELAVQKALNHRTSLVIAHRLSSTIIQNADHIMVLEKGKIVEQGKHKSLISKKGFYSELLSLKNF; translated from the coding sequence ATGAATGCACTTGAAAAAATTTTATCTTATTCAAAACCTTATAAATATCATTACATTATTAATATATCATGTAATTTTTTACATTCTTTATTTTCAGTGGTGTCTATTATATCTATTTCCCCTATATTAAGTATTTTATTAGAAGTTTCCGAAAAAAAAAATAAAACAATATCTTTAAATTATTTTAATGGTTATTTTGATTGTTTCATTAAATATTTTCACGAATACATAAAAATATTATCAGAGGAATATGGAAAAATAAATACTCTATCCATATTTTGTATTTTTATTATCTTACTTTTTTTCATTCGTAATATTTTTCGATATTTAGCGGAATACTTTCTAATTGGAATAAGAACTTCTATTGTTAGAAATATTAGAAACGATTTTCATAAAAAAATATTGTCTTTTCCCATCATTTTTTTCTCAAACAAAAGAAATGGAGATTTGATGTCTAGATTATCTAATGATGTGAATGAAATAGAATTATCTATTGTTAATGCTTTAGCTAATCTAATTAGTTCTCCTATTATGCTTTCATTTCATTTATTAACCTTATTTTTTATGAGTTATCAATTAGCATTATTCGTACTTTTATTACTTCCTTTAATGGGTGCTTTTATTTCTATTATAGGAAATAGTCTTAAAAAAGATGCTAGAGGAGCTCAAAATCAGTTGGGAAAATTATTTTCTGTTGTAGAAGAAACTTTAAATTCTACTAAAATTATTAGCATATTTAATGCTGAAAAAAAGATGCAAAAACGTTTTGAAAACGTATCTGAATATCAAAAAATACTATCTTCTCGTGTAAATAGAAAAAAGGAATTAGCTTCTCCAATCAGTGAACTTTTAGGTTCTATTACTATGATTTTAATTATTTGGTATGGAGGAAAACTTTTTCTAGAAAAAAAAGGAATGGCTCCGGAAATACTCTTTCCTTTTATAGGATTATTTTTTCAAATTATTAATCCTGCAAAAAATTTAGTGAATTCCATATCCAGTATTCAGAAAGGAAAAGCTGCAGCGGAACGTATTGTAGAAATATTGGATACTAAATGTATTTCAAATGGAAATAATATCATTCGATCTAAATCTATTTTTAGTTTTAAAAATGAAATTTTATTTCGTAATGTATCATTTAATCATAATAAATTTTTTTTAATCAAAAATCTTAGTTTTACTTTAAAAAAAGGAAAAACTATAGCTTTAGTAGGAAAATCAGGAAGTGGTAAATCTACTATCGCTAATTTATTAGCTAATTTCTATAATGTAACATCTGGAGAAATAATTGTTGATGGTATTAATATTAAATATTTAAAAATTAAAGATTATAGAAAATTATTGGGAATGGTAACTCAAGAACCAGTTCTTTTTAATGATTCTTTTTTTAATAATATAGTACTGGGAGTAGAAAAAAAAATATCATTAAATTCTGTTATAAAAGCGGCTAAAATTGCAAATGCTCATTGTTTTATAAAAAGATTTCCAAAAGGATATGATACAATTATTGGATATAATGGAAATAAACTGTCTTTAGGACAAAAACAAAGAATCAGTATAGCCAGAGCTATATTAAGAAATCCTCCAATTATGATTTTAGATGAAGCGACTTATTCTTTAGATACAGAATCAGAATTAGCAGTTCAAAAAGCTTTAAATCATAGAACCTCTTTAGTAATAGCACATCGATTATCCTCTACTATTATACAAAATGCAGACCATATTATGGTATTAGAAAAAGGTAAAATTGTAGAACAAGGGAAACATAAATCTCTAATTTCTAAAAAAGGATTTTATAGTGAGTTACTATCTTTGAAAAATTTTTGA
- a CDS encoding TerC family protein, protein MNIEKYIKDIIDHPILSIAIIGNLFLIESILSIDNSVILASMITNLRKEDRKKAIKYGMIGAYFFRGLCLFFASTLIKIWWFKPLGGLYLIFIGLNYLIKKNSFLSKNGKEKYSFWKIIFFIEMMDLSFSIDNIFASVAISENLLLIIIGVFIGILSIRLIAQFFIRLMDRFPELKNSSFYIIIILGIKLILSSFNEKELSFFSSEGIFSLLTLLIFGFSIFFSWIKKKFKAIF, encoded by the coding sequence ATGAATATCGAAAAATATATTAAAGATATTATTGATCATCCTATTTTATCTATTGCTATTATAGGAAATCTTTTTTTGATAGAAAGTATTTTATCCATAGATAATTCAGTTATATTGGCTTCTATGATTACGAATCTAAGAAAAGAAGATAGAAAAAAAGCTATAAAATATGGAATGATTGGAGCTTATTTCTTTAGAGGATTATGTTTATTTTTTGCTTCTACATTAATAAAAATATGGTGGTTCAAACCATTAGGTGGTTTATATTTAATTTTTATAGGATTAAATTATTTAATCAAAAAAAATAGTTTTTTATCAAAAAATGGAAAAGAAAAATATTCTTTTTGGAAAATTATTTTTTTCATAGAGATGATGGATCTATCTTTTTCTATAGATAATATATTTGCATCTGTTGCTATTTCAGAAAATTTGTTATTGATTATTATAGGGGTATTTATAGGTATTTTATCAATAAGATTAATTGCACAATTTTTTATTCGATTAATGGATAGATTTCCAGAATTAAAAAATTCTTCTTTTTATATAATCATTATTCTTGGAATAAAACTTATTCTTTCTTCTTTTAATGAAAAGGAACTTAGTTTTTTTTCATCCGAAGGAATATTTTCTTTATTGACTCTTTTAATATTTGGATTCTCCATTTTTTTTTCTTGGATCAAGAAAAAATTTAAAGCAATATTCTAA
- a CDS encoding UDP-N-acetylmuramoyl-tripeptide--D-alanyl-D-alanine ligase, whose protein sequence is MNIKDIYQLYTTSSGIEINSKKVKKGSLFIALKGKNFDGNKFSHEAISNGALLAIVDNKFFSCKKTVLVENSIDFLQKLATYHREKLNRIPIIAITGSNGKTTTKEILICILSKKYKKVHYTKDNLNNHIGIPLTILSMSIDTQISVIEIGASHEKEIENMCSIINPDYGYITNFGKAHLKGFKNMKGVIRGKLELYDFLKKKKKVVFVNGDDPIQLSNSIGMNRYIFSEKKEINPNINIKYLWKKSNLKSILYVDNITISSSLVGNYNLYNIASSIAIGNYFKIPFNDLKKAVEEYIPNNKRSQVVVKKNIKIIIDCYNANPTSMIKALTFFNDHIKGIKMVILGDMLELGVFSNYEHQKIVSFIEKSNIDVTFLIGNIFFHVNTSYRIKKFLNKKNFIEWTKKYIIPKTDYVLLKGSRELALENLVYFIS, encoded by the coding sequence ATGAATATTAAGGATATATATCAATTATACACAACATCTTCTGGAATAGAAATAAATAGCAAAAAAGTAAAAAAAGGATCTCTTTTTATAGCTTTGAAAGGAAAAAATTTTGATGGAAATAAATTTTCTCATGAAGCTATTTCAAATGGGGCCCTATTAGCCATAGTAGATAATAAATTTTTTTCCTGTAAAAAAACTGTTCTTGTAGAGAATAGTATAGATTTTTTACAAAAATTAGCTACGTACCACAGAGAAAAGCTTAATCGTATTCCTATCATTGCAATTACAGGAAGCAATGGAAAAACAACAACAAAAGAGATTCTAATTTGTATTCTTTCTAAGAAATATAAAAAAGTTCATTATACCAAAGATAATTTAAACAATCATATAGGAATTCCATTAACAATACTTTCCATGTCTATAGATACACAGATATCTGTTATAGAAATTGGAGCTAGTCACGAAAAAGAAATAGAAAATATGTGCTCTATTATTAATCCAGATTATGGATACATTACTAATTTTGGAAAAGCTCATTTGAAAGGATTTAAGAATATGAAAGGTGTTATTCGTGGAAAATTAGAATTATATGATTTTTTGAAAAAAAAGAAAAAAGTAGTATTTGTAAATGGAGACGATCCTATCCAACTGTCTAATAGTATAGGAATGAATAGGTATATTTTTTCGGAAAAAAAAGAAATAAATCCCAATATCAATATTAAATACTTGTGGAAAAAAAGTAATTTGAAATCAATTTTATATGTTGATAATATCACAATAAGTTCTTCCTTAGTAGGAAATTATAATCTATACAATATAGCTTCTTCTATAGCTATTGGTAATTATTTTAAAATTCCTTTTAACGATCTAAAAAAAGCAGTAGAAGAATACATTCCTAATAATAAACGATCTCAGGTTGTCGTAAAAAAAAACATTAAAATCATTATAGATTGTTACAATGCTAATCCTACTAGTATGATAAAAGCTTTGACGTTTTTTAACGATCATATAAAAGGAATAAAAATGGTTATATTAGGAGATATGCTAGAATTAGGAGTTTTTTCTAATTACGAACATCAAAAAATAGTTTCTTTTATAGAAAAAAGCAATATTGACGTAACATTTTTAATTGGAAATATATTTTTTCATGTTAATACTTCTTACAGAATAAAAAAATTCCTGAATAAAAAAAATTTCATTGAATGGACCAAAAAATATATAATTCCAAAAACTGATTATGTTCTTCTTAAAGGTTCAAGAGAATTAGCTTTAGAAAATCTTGTTTATTTCATTTCATAG
- a CDS encoding DUF1599 domain-containing protein produces MYVKLNDMNDSFIDLIIQKCRKLFLSKLKYYDVSWKYLKHSSMTDQILIKVIRIKNIESKGYQEVKEEKIIDTYIDVINYIIIMLIKLDVFFVLNINKISHNDVIRLYNEKFKKITNCICTNVYVFKNQSISSILDKMLSLKKEISFLSFQKLEGFYFQILIETILLLVKKNY; encoded by the coding sequence ATGTATGTAAAATTAAATGATATGAATGATTCTTTTATTGATTTGATTATTCAAAAATGTAGAAAATTATTTTTAAGTAAATTAAAATATTATGATGTTTCATGGAAATATTTGAAACATTCTTCTATGACCGATCAAATTTTGATTAAGGTGATTAGAATAAAAAATATTGAATCTAAAGGATATCAAGAAGTAAAAGAAGAAAAAATAATAGATACATATATAGATGTTATAAATTATATTATTATAATGTTGATAAAATTAGATGTTTTTTTTGTATTAAATATTAATAAAATATCACATAATGATGTTATTCGTCTTTATAATGAAAAATTTAAAAAGATAACAAATTGTATTTGTACTAATGTATATGTTTTTAAAAATCAATCTATTAGTAGTATTTTAGATAAAATGTTATCTTTGAAAAAAGAGATATCATTTCTATCATTTCAAAAATTAGAAGGATTTTATTTTCAAATATTAATTGAAACCATTTTATTATTAGTAAAAAAAAATTATTAA
- the pdhA gene encoding pyruvate dehydrogenase (acetyl-transferring) E1 component subunit alpha, with protein MKEITMETYIKWFRDMSFWRKFEDKCRSLYLNQKIRGFLHLYNGQEAIPAGLTHAMDMSKDKIITAYRCHILPISMGVDPKKVMAELLGKKTGTSLGMGGSMHIFSKKHRFYGGHGIVGGQIPLGAGIAFADKYFNRESVTITIMGDGAVRQGSLHETFNMAMIWKLPVVFICENNKYAMGTSVKRSTNIEEIYKIGLSYGMPSYPVDGMNPEKIAQAASTAIERARKGDGASFLDIKTYRYRGHSMSDAESYRSKKEVFLYKQKDPILKLKNIILKNKWEPEENLNFIENEVKKEVESCVEFANKSDYPSLEEMYNVVYNEKNYPFLDKEVISS; from the coding sequence ATGAAAGAAATCACTATGGAAACCTATATCAAGTGGTTTAGAGATATGTCTTTTTGGAGAAAATTTGAGGATAAATGTCGTAGTCTTTATTTAAACCAAAAAATTAGAGGTTTTTTACATTTATACAATGGACAAGAGGCTATTCCTGCAGGATTAACTCATGCTATGGATATGTCTAAAGATAAAATAATCACTGCTTATAGATGTCATATTTTACCCATTTCTATGGGAGTAGATCCAAAAAAAGTAATGGCAGAACTTTTAGGTAAAAAAACAGGGACTTCCCTTGGTATGGGAGGATCTATGCATATTTTCAGTAAAAAACATCGTTTTTACGGTGGACATGGAATTGTAGGAGGGCAAATACCATTAGGAGCTGGGATCGCCTTTGCTGATAAATATTTCAATCGAGAATCGGTTACTATCACGATTATGGGAGACGGAGCCGTAAGACAAGGTTCTTTACATGAAACTTTTAATATGGCTATGATATGGAAACTACCTGTTGTATTTATATGTGAAAATAATAAGTATGCTATGGGGACTTCTGTAAAAAGAAGTACTAATATAGAAGAAATTTATAAAATAGGATTATCATATGGAATGCCATCTTATCCTGTGGATGGAATGAATCCTGAAAAAATAGCACAGGCAGCTTCTACTGCGATAGAAAGAGCTAGAAAAGGAGATGGAGCCTCTTTCTTAGATATTAAAACCTACAGATATAGAGGACATTCAATGTCGGATGCAGAATCATATAGAAGTAAAAAAGAAGTATTTTTATATAAACAAAAAGATCCTATTCTAAAACTAAAAAATATTATACTAAAAAATAAATGGGAACCTGAAGAAAATTTAAATTTCATAGAAAATGAAGTAAAGAAAGAAGTAGAATCTTGTGTTGAATTCGCTAATAAATCGGATTATCCTTCTTTGGAAGAGATGTATAATGTTGTTTATAACGAAAAAAATTATCCTTTCTTAGATAAAGAAGTTATATCTTCATAA
- the folP gene encoding dihydropteroate synthase, which yields MIINFGGSLLHFNEPKIMGIVNITPDSFYDGGKLNSEYRILQHVEILLDEGSDFIDIGGCSTRPGSKLVSEEEELKRVIKPIRSIIKHFPNVKISIDTFRSKIAKIAVEEGVIMINDISGGELDKNMFSLLGQLNIPYILNHMKGIPENMQSDPFYNENIITEINKFFSKKIYYLKQYGIQDIILDPGFGFGKTLKQNFQLLKYLSLLGFQDHLILVGISRKSMIKDLLKINIENSLNATSILHTMSLINGAKLLRVHDVKEAIECIKLVQYYSGKIL from the coding sequence ATGATAATTAATTTTGGAGGATCTTTATTACATTTTAATGAACCAAAAATTATGGGAATTGTTAATATAACTCCTGATTCTTTCTATGATGGTGGAAAATTAAATTCTGAATATCGAATATTACAACATGTTGAAATTTTATTAGATGAAGGATCTGATTTTATAGATATAGGTGGGTGTTCTACGAGACCAGGATCAAAATTAGTTTCTGAAGAAGAAGAGTTAAAAAGAGTAATAAAACCTATTCGTTCTATCATAAAACATTTTCCAAATGTAAAAATATCTATAGATACTTTTCGTAGTAAAATAGCAAAAATAGCTGTAGAAGAAGGAGTGATTATGATCAATGATATATCAGGAGGGGAATTAGACAAAAATATGTTTTCCTTACTGGGACAGTTAAATATACCATATATATTAAATCATATGAAAGGAATTCCTGAAAATATGCAAAGTGATCCATTTTATAATGAAAATATAATCACCGAAATAAATAAATTTTTTTCTAAAAAAATTTATTATTTAAAACAATATGGAATTCAAGATATTATTTTGGATCCTGGATTTGGATTCGGAAAAACATTAAAACAAAATTTTCAATTATTGAAATATTTGTCTTTATTAGGGTTTCAAGATCATTTAATTCTAGTAGGAATTTCTAGAAAATCTATGATTAAGGATCTTTTAAAAATAAATATAGAAAATTCTCTCAATGCGACATCAATCCTTCATACTATGTCTCTTATAAATGGGGCCAAATTATTACGGGTTCATGATGTAAAAGAAGCTATAGAATGCATTAAATTAGTACAATATTATTCTGGAAAAATTTTATAA
- a CDS encoding diadenylate cyclase: protein MNLLFLSKISFIDILDVFLVAIIFLQIYRLVYSTPALNIFYGIIATFIFWKIVEIYEMKFLSIVMSAFFKGGFLALIIVFQPEIRKFLLIVGSRIFFKKFIFSLFKKSVISIKTETIDSIVKACAIFSGDKTGVLIVIQLHQDLKEFIQNGDEMDTKVNIPILESIFYKNSPLHDGAVVIIENRIKKTRAILPVSYNKEIPSRLGLRHRAAIGLSEKTDAICLVISEETGYISYIKDQKRTIITNINNLKTKLEKDLL, encoded by the coding sequence ATAAATCTTTTGTTTTTATCGAAAATTTCTTTTATTGATATTTTAGATGTCTTTTTAGTTGCTATTATTTTTTTACAGATCTATAGATTAGTCTATAGCACTCCTGCTTTAAATATTTTTTATGGAATCATTGCTACTTTTATCTTCTGGAAAATAGTAGAAATCTATGAAATGAAATTTCTCAGCATAGTTATGAGTGCTTTTTTCAAAGGAGGTTTTTTAGCTTTAATTATTGTATTTCAACCGGAAATTAGGAAATTTCTTCTTATAGTGGGAAGCAGAATTTTTTTTAAAAAATTTATTTTTTCTCTTTTTAAAAAATCTGTAATTTCAATAAAAACTGAAACTATAGATAGCATAGTAAAAGCTTGTGCCATTTTCTCAGGAGATAAAACAGGTGTTTTAATAGTTATTCAATTACATCAAGATTTAAAAGAATTTATTCAAAATGGAGATGAAATGGATACTAAGGTAAATATTCCTATATTAGAAAGCATTTTCTATAAAAATAGTCCATTACATGATGGGGCTGTGGTCATTATAGAAAACCGAATAAAAAAAACAAGAGCAATTCTACCTGTCTCTTACAATAAAGAAATCCCATCTCGTTTAGGATTACGTCATAGAGCTGCTATTGGATTATCAGAAAAAACAGATGCCATCTGTCTGGTTATTTCTGAAGAAACAGGTTATATATCTTATATTAAAGATCAAAAAAGAACTATCATTACTAATATTAATAATTTGAAAACAAAACTAGAAAAAGATTTACTGTAA
- the tpiA gene encoding triose-phosphate isomerase, translated as MRKKIVIANWKMNHDFYETTSFLRNLLQIIYEKKINHSKKIIIAPSFPFLHISNQILQGTILDISAQNIHYMDKGAYTGEVSASMLKSIGIKNVILGHSERREFFFEKNDLLLKKIKIALKYGLNIIFCVGETNVERNNNQQFHVVKKQLSETVFQCSIDKVRSFHIAYEPVWSIGTGKTASLEQAQTMHEFIRSLFSDKYGVNFSKIISILYGGSINDINAKNLFSQKDIDGGIVGNSSLKLEQFLKIVQS; from the coding sequence ATGAGAAAAAAAATTGTTATTGCAAATTGGAAAATGAATCATGATTTTTATGAAACAACTTCTTTTCTTAGGAATTTATTACAAATTATTTATGAAAAAAAAATAAATCATAGTAAGAAAATTATTATTGCTCCTTCTTTTCCTTTTTTACATATTTCAAATCAAATATTACAAGGAACTATTTTAGATATTTCGGCTCAAAATATTCATTACATGGATAAAGGAGCTTATACAGGAGAAGTATCAGCTTCTATGTTAAAATCTATAGGAATCAAAAACGTTATATTAGGACATAGTGAACGGAGAGAATTTTTTTTTGAAAAAAATGATCTTTTACTAAAGAAAATAAAAATTGCATTAAAATATGGTTTAAATATTATTTTTTGTGTAGGAGAAACGAATGTTGAAAGAAATAATAATCAACAATTTCACGTAGTAAAAAAACAATTATCAGAAACTGTTTTTCAATGTTCTATAGATAAAGTTAGATCTTTTCATATTGCTTATGAACCAGTTTGGTCTATTGGAACTGGAAAAACTGCTAGCTTGGAACAAGCTCAAACAATGCATGAATTTATTCGTTCTTTATTTTCCGATAAATATGGGGTTAATTTTTCAAAAATTATATCTATTTTGTATGGAGGAAGCATCAATGATATTAATGCAAAGAACCTATTCTCACAAAAAGATATAGATGGAGGGATTGTAGGAAATTCTTCTCTAAAATTAGAACAATTTTTAAAAATTGTTCAATCATAA